In Diorhabda sublineata isolate icDioSubl1.1 chromosome 4, icDioSubl1.1, whole genome shotgun sequence, a single window of DNA contains:
- the LOC130443604 gene encoding caskin-1 isoform X3 produces MVLLAKHVGGMSRPPKPAATAKKVAPPAVPHEFRHSGSSFGSAGYASSEDTGLLASSDTPGIPRDDHSDYGSTVSGSTGKSPGPIFPAPSFTFPGQLPAGTVLTHKTAVYYHHQLSLQEDQGIDMTQSPGRDSPGSSSGSAGSGSRHSTASLDSGRASYHPLSTAGRSTIGSSNSPRCSLSSCSIGSDQGRIERMIHQGIPDQEIIHSWLVDLQFEEYFPLFIAAGYDLPTIGRMTPEDLTAIGIKKPNHRKRLKAEIAQLNLPDNLPEFIPGSLEEWLNLLRLDEYLPALLEQNYQTVDDVTQLTWEDLEEFGIVKLGHQKKIMLAIKRIKDIKSGKRIHNDNRIYATQDVLVHAPVDLPSPGVPPVHSTFRSFHQPWEIDQTRQLQAAGHPHYVQSSLYCTDIVPIKIRTGRGKSLESLEDPNERTHHTFTADNPQTVYYQQPIGWRTRSYDDGDITPTNETALLYEGGGTLPRPRGIIRPRPIAKIAAKARETFPDFEKPQFSPQYKSLPRDVIDGSAYHVQYTGSPLMGKKIPPNPPKRQDSECNEQTTTVEIHHVQTSSPLPLPAYPSSDSLSISLDNQGDLPLPPPPAPGTPPGMSHTQCKLNSSQSWSVEEQELIKTLALQHRNGSDASFKSNSSTESDSLPFANENAGTIRTRAGGGRAAEFSSPKPTRPSGLPPHPSPTPNRQQPNVRTQRSEPADVLNDIGNMLANLTDELDAMLEEEKRQQ; encoded by the exons tGGGAGGCATGTCGCGGCCACCCAAGCCGGCGGCAACTGCGAAGAAAGTAGCCCCTCCAGCCGTTCCACATGAGTTCAGACATTCTGGAAGTTCGTTCGGATCCGCGGGATATGCTAGTTCAGAAGATACAGGACTACTGGCGTCGTCAGACACACCAGGTATCCCCAGAG ATGACCATTCCGATTATGGCAGCACAGTCAGCGGCAGCACCGGAAAGTCTCCAGGTCCAATATTTCCTGCTCCTTCCTTTACTTTCCCAGGTCAACTACCAGCTGGAACTGTTCTTACCCATAAGACAGCCGTCTACTACCACCATCAACTCAGCTTGCAAGAGGATCAAGGGATTGATATGACCCAG TCACCCGGTAGAGATAGTCCAGGCTCTTCAAGTGGTAGTGCCGGTTCCGGTTCCAGACATAGTACAGCTTCCTTAGATAGTGGAAGAGCGTCTTACCATCCATTAAGCACGGCAGGAAGAAGTACCATTGGTTCTTCGAATAGTCCCAGATGTTCTTTGAGTTCTTGTTCCATCGGATCCGATCAAGGACGTATCGAAAGAATGATACACCAAGGGATACCG GATCAAGAAATAATTCACTCTTGGCTGGTAGATTTAcaatttgaagaatattttcCTCTGTTTATAGCAGCTGGATACGATTTGCCTACCATAGGAAGAATGACACCAGAAGATTTGACTGCCATAGGAATTAAAAAACCGAATCATAGAAAACGTTTGAAAGCTGAAATCGCTCAACTTAATCTCCCTGACAACTTGCCCGAATTCATACCA ggGTCCCTAGAAGAGTGGTTAAATTTGTTGCGATTAGATGAGTACCTTCCGGCTCTTCtggaacaaaattatcaaaCGGTAGACGACGTTACCCAGCTAACATGGGAAGATTTAGAGGAATTCGGTATAGTAAAACTAGGCCATCAGAAAAAGATAATGTTAGCCATAAAACGGATCAAGGATATTAAGTCCGGAAAAAGAATACACAATGATAATAGAATATATGCCACACAG GACGTCCTGGTGCACGCTCCTGTGGACCTTCCATCGCCTGGTGTACCCCCAGTCCACAGCacttttcgttcttttcaccAACCCTGGGAAATCGACCAGACAAGGCAGCTACAGGCCGCAGGACATCCACACTACGTACAATCGTCATTGTATTGCACTGACATTGTTCCTATTAAG ATACGGACTGGTCGAGGTAAATCATTGGAATCCCTAGAAGATCCCAATGAGAGAACACATCATACATTTACTGCCGACAATCCCCAAACAGTATACTATCAACAACCGATAGGCTGGCGTACAAGATCATATGACGACGGTGATATAACACCAACTAATGAAACAGCACTGTTATACGAGGGAGGAGGGACCCTTCCGAGACCACGTGGCATAATTCGACCAAGACCTATCGCTAAAATAGCTGCTAAAGCTAGAGAAACTTTCCCGGACTTTGAGAAACCCCAATTTAGCCCTCAGTATAAATCTTTACCAAGAGATGTTATAGATGGTAGCGCTTATCACGTGCAGTATACTGGAAGTCCTCTCATGGGGAAGAAAATTCCACCGAATCCACCCAAAAGGCAAGACAGTGAGTGTAATGAACAAACAACCACGGTGGAAATCCATCACGTTCAGACCTCTAGTCCTTTACCTCTGCCTGCTTATCCTAGTTCGGATAGTCTTAGTATATCTTTAGATAACCAAG GTGATCTTCCACTACCGCCTCCACCGGCGCCGGGAACTCCTCCAGGAATGTCCCATACTCAGTGTAAGCTGAATTCATCTCAATCTTGGAGCGTTGAGGAACAGGAGCTAATCAAAACGTTGGCATTGCAGCACAGAAACGGTTCTGACGCAAGCTTCAAG TCGAATTCCAGTACAGAATCTGATTCTTTGCCATTTGCCAACGAGAACGCCGGTACCATCCGTACTCGCGCTGGCGGCGGCCGTGCCGCTGAGTTTTCCTCTCCTAAACCAACACGCCCCAGCGGTTTGCCACCTCATCCGTCCCCCACGCCTAATCGGCAACAACCGAACGTCCGAACACAAAGATCGGAACCAGCTGATGTCCTAAATGATATAGGGAATATGTTAGCGAATCTCACAGATGAATTGGATGCGAtgttagaagaagaaaaaaggcAACAGTAA
- the LOC130443604 gene encoding caskin-1 isoform X4 — MSRPPKPAATAKKVAPPAVPHEFRHSGSSFGSAGYASSEDTGLLASSDTPGIPRDDHSDYGSTVSGSTGKSPGPIFPAPSFTFPGQLPAGTVLTHKTAVYYHHQLSLQEDQGIDMTQSPGRDSPGSSSGSAGSGSRHSTASLDSGRASYHPLSTAGRSTIGSSNSPRCSLSSCSIGSDQGRIERMIHQGIPDQEIIHSWLVDLQFEEYFPLFIAAGYDLPTIGRMTPEDLTAIGIKKPNHRKRLKAEIAQLNLPDNLPEFIPGSLEEWLNLLRLDEYLPALLEQNYQTVDDVTQLTWEDLEEFGIVKLGHQKKIMLAIKRIKDIKSGKRIHNDNRIYATQDVLVHAPVDLPSPGVPPVHSTFRSFHQPWEIDQTRQLQAAGHPHYVQSSLYCTDIVPIKIRTGRGKSLESLEDPNERTHHTFTADNPQTVYYQQPIGWRTRSYDDGDITPTNETALLYEGGGTLPRPRGIIRPRPIAKIAAKARETFPDFEKPQFSPQYKSLPRDVIDGSAYHVQYTGSPLMGKKIPPNPPKRQDSECNEQTTTVEIHHVQTSSPLPLPAYPSSDSLSISLDNQGDLPLPPPPAPGTPPGMSHTQCKLNSSQSWSVEEQELIKTLALQHRNGSDASFKSNSSTESDSLPFANENAGTIRTRAGGGRAAEFSSPKPTRPSGLPPHPSPTPNRQQPNVRTQRSEPADVLNDIGNMLANLTDELDAMLEEEKRQQ, encoded by the exons ATGTCGCGGCCACCCAAGCCGGCGGCAACTGCGAAGAAAGTAGCCCCTCCAGCCGTTCCACATGAGTTCAGACATTCTGGAAGTTCGTTCGGATCCGCGGGATATGCTAGTTCAGAAGATACAGGACTACTGGCGTCGTCAGACACACCAGGTATCCCCAGAG ATGACCATTCCGATTATGGCAGCACAGTCAGCGGCAGCACCGGAAAGTCTCCAGGTCCAATATTTCCTGCTCCTTCCTTTACTTTCCCAGGTCAACTACCAGCTGGAACTGTTCTTACCCATAAGACAGCCGTCTACTACCACCATCAACTCAGCTTGCAAGAGGATCAAGGGATTGATATGACCCAG TCACCCGGTAGAGATAGTCCAGGCTCTTCAAGTGGTAGTGCCGGTTCCGGTTCCAGACATAGTACAGCTTCCTTAGATAGTGGAAGAGCGTCTTACCATCCATTAAGCACGGCAGGAAGAAGTACCATTGGTTCTTCGAATAGTCCCAGATGTTCTTTGAGTTCTTGTTCCATCGGATCCGATCAAGGACGTATCGAAAGAATGATACACCAAGGGATACCG GATCAAGAAATAATTCACTCTTGGCTGGTAGATTTAcaatttgaagaatattttcCTCTGTTTATAGCAGCTGGATACGATTTGCCTACCATAGGAAGAATGACACCAGAAGATTTGACTGCCATAGGAATTAAAAAACCGAATCATAGAAAACGTTTGAAAGCTGAAATCGCTCAACTTAATCTCCCTGACAACTTGCCCGAATTCATACCA ggGTCCCTAGAAGAGTGGTTAAATTTGTTGCGATTAGATGAGTACCTTCCGGCTCTTCtggaacaaaattatcaaaCGGTAGACGACGTTACCCAGCTAACATGGGAAGATTTAGAGGAATTCGGTATAGTAAAACTAGGCCATCAGAAAAAGATAATGTTAGCCATAAAACGGATCAAGGATATTAAGTCCGGAAAAAGAATACACAATGATAATAGAATATATGCCACACAG GACGTCCTGGTGCACGCTCCTGTGGACCTTCCATCGCCTGGTGTACCCCCAGTCCACAGCacttttcgttcttttcaccAACCCTGGGAAATCGACCAGACAAGGCAGCTACAGGCCGCAGGACATCCACACTACGTACAATCGTCATTGTATTGCACTGACATTGTTCCTATTAAG ATACGGACTGGTCGAGGTAAATCATTGGAATCCCTAGAAGATCCCAATGAGAGAACACATCATACATTTACTGCCGACAATCCCCAAACAGTATACTATCAACAACCGATAGGCTGGCGTACAAGATCATATGACGACGGTGATATAACACCAACTAATGAAACAGCACTGTTATACGAGGGAGGAGGGACCCTTCCGAGACCACGTGGCATAATTCGACCAAGACCTATCGCTAAAATAGCTGCTAAAGCTAGAGAAACTTTCCCGGACTTTGAGAAACCCCAATTTAGCCCTCAGTATAAATCTTTACCAAGAGATGTTATAGATGGTAGCGCTTATCACGTGCAGTATACTGGAAGTCCTCTCATGGGGAAGAAAATTCCACCGAATCCACCCAAAAGGCAAGACAGTGAGTGTAATGAACAAACAACCACGGTGGAAATCCATCACGTTCAGACCTCTAGTCCTTTACCTCTGCCTGCTTATCCTAGTTCGGATAGTCTTAGTATATCTTTAGATAACCAAG GTGATCTTCCACTACCGCCTCCACCGGCGCCGGGAACTCCTCCAGGAATGTCCCATACTCAGTGTAAGCTGAATTCATCTCAATCTTGGAGCGTTGAGGAACAGGAGCTAATCAAAACGTTGGCATTGCAGCACAGAAACGGTTCTGACGCAAGCTTCAAG TCGAATTCCAGTACAGAATCTGATTCTTTGCCATTTGCCAACGAGAACGCCGGTACCATCCGTACTCGCGCTGGCGGCGGCCGTGCCGCTGAGTTTTCCTCTCCTAAACCAACACGCCCCAGCGGTTTGCCACCTCATCCGTCCCCCACGCCTAATCGGCAACAACCGAACGTCCGAACACAAAGATCGGAACCAGCTGATGTCCTAAATGATATAGGGAATATGTTAGCGAATCTCACAGATGAATTGGATGCGAtgttagaagaagaaaaaaggcAACAGTAA
- the LOC130443604 gene encoding caskin-1 isoform X2 — MGRTISLRYLKYHLFYNKAERPKVGGMSRPPKPAATAKKVAPPAVPHEFRHSGSSFGSAGYASSEDTGLLASSDTPGIPRDDHSDYGSTVSGSTGKSPGPIFPAPSFTFPGQLPAGTVLTHKTAVYYHHQLSLQEDQGIDMTQSPGRDSPGSSSGSAGSGSRHSTASLDSGRASYHPLSTAGRSTIGSSNSPRCSLSSCSIGSDQGRIERMIHQGIPDQEIIHSWLVDLQFEEYFPLFIAAGYDLPTIGRMTPEDLTAIGIKKPNHRKRLKAEIAQLNLPDNLPEFIPGSLEEWLNLLRLDEYLPALLEQNYQTVDDVTQLTWEDLEEFGIVKLGHQKKIMLAIKRIKDIKSGKRIHNDNRIYATQDVLVHAPVDLPSPGVPPVHSTFRSFHQPWEIDQTRQLQAAGHPHYVQSSLYCTDIVPIKIRTGRGKSLESLEDPNERTHHTFTADNPQTVYYQQPIGWRTRSYDDGDITPTNETALLYEGGGTLPRPRGIIRPRPIAKIAAKARETFPDFEKPQFSPQYKSLPRDVIDGSAYHVQYTGSPLMGKKIPPNPPKRQDSECNEQTTTVEIHHVQTSSPLPLPAYPSSDSLSISLDNQGDLPLPPPPAPGTPPGMSHTQCKLNSSQSWSVEEQELIKTLALQHRNGSDASFKSNSSTESDSLPFANENAGTIRTRAGGGRAAEFSSPKPTRPSGLPPHPSPTPNRQQPNVRTQRSEPADVLNDIGNMLANLTDELDAMLEEEKRQQ, encoded by the exons tGGGAGGCATGTCGCGGCCACCCAAGCCGGCGGCAACTGCGAAGAAAGTAGCCCCTCCAGCCGTTCCACATGAGTTCAGACATTCTGGAAGTTCGTTCGGATCCGCGGGATATGCTAGTTCAGAAGATACAGGACTACTGGCGTCGTCAGACACACCAGGTATCCCCAGAG ATGACCATTCCGATTATGGCAGCACAGTCAGCGGCAGCACCGGAAAGTCTCCAGGTCCAATATTTCCTGCTCCTTCCTTTACTTTCCCAGGTCAACTACCAGCTGGAACTGTTCTTACCCATAAGACAGCCGTCTACTACCACCATCAACTCAGCTTGCAAGAGGATCAAGGGATTGATATGACCCAG TCACCCGGTAGAGATAGTCCAGGCTCTTCAAGTGGTAGTGCCGGTTCCGGTTCCAGACATAGTACAGCTTCCTTAGATAGTGGAAGAGCGTCTTACCATCCATTAAGCACGGCAGGAAGAAGTACCATTGGTTCTTCGAATAGTCCCAGATGTTCTTTGAGTTCTTGTTCCATCGGATCCGATCAAGGACGTATCGAAAGAATGATACACCAAGGGATACCG GATCAAGAAATAATTCACTCTTGGCTGGTAGATTTAcaatttgaagaatattttcCTCTGTTTATAGCAGCTGGATACGATTTGCCTACCATAGGAAGAATGACACCAGAAGATTTGACTGCCATAGGAATTAAAAAACCGAATCATAGAAAACGTTTGAAAGCTGAAATCGCTCAACTTAATCTCCCTGACAACTTGCCCGAATTCATACCA ggGTCCCTAGAAGAGTGGTTAAATTTGTTGCGATTAGATGAGTACCTTCCGGCTCTTCtggaacaaaattatcaaaCGGTAGACGACGTTACCCAGCTAACATGGGAAGATTTAGAGGAATTCGGTATAGTAAAACTAGGCCATCAGAAAAAGATAATGTTAGCCATAAAACGGATCAAGGATATTAAGTCCGGAAAAAGAATACACAATGATAATAGAATATATGCCACACAG GACGTCCTGGTGCACGCTCCTGTGGACCTTCCATCGCCTGGTGTACCCCCAGTCCACAGCacttttcgttcttttcaccAACCCTGGGAAATCGACCAGACAAGGCAGCTACAGGCCGCAGGACATCCACACTACGTACAATCGTCATTGTATTGCACTGACATTGTTCCTATTAAG ATACGGACTGGTCGAGGTAAATCATTGGAATCCCTAGAAGATCCCAATGAGAGAACACATCATACATTTACTGCCGACAATCCCCAAACAGTATACTATCAACAACCGATAGGCTGGCGTACAAGATCATATGACGACGGTGATATAACACCAACTAATGAAACAGCACTGTTATACGAGGGAGGAGGGACCCTTCCGAGACCACGTGGCATAATTCGACCAAGACCTATCGCTAAAATAGCTGCTAAAGCTAGAGAAACTTTCCCGGACTTTGAGAAACCCCAATTTAGCCCTCAGTATAAATCTTTACCAAGAGATGTTATAGATGGTAGCGCTTATCACGTGCAGTATACTGGAAGTCCTCTCATGGGGAAGAAAATTCCACCGAATCCACCCAAAAGGCAAGACAGTGAGTGTAATGAACAAACAACCACGGTGGAAATCCATCACGTTCAGACCTCTAGTCCTTTACCTCTGCCTGCTTATCCTAGTTCGGATAGTCTTAGTATATCTTTAGATAACCAAG GTGATCTTCCACTACCGCCTCCACCGGCGCCGGGAACTCCTCCAGGAATGTCCCATACTCAGTGTAAGCTGAATTCATCTCAATCTTGGAGCGTTGAGGAACAGGAGCTAATCAAAACGTTGGCATTGCAGCACAGAAACGGTTCTGACGCAAGCTTCAAG TCGAATTCCAGTACAGAATCTGATTCTTTGCCATTTGCCAACGAGAACGCCGGTACCATCCGTACTCGCGCTGGCGGCGGCCGTGCCGCTGAGTTTTCCTCTCCTAAACCAACACGCCCCAGCGGTTTGCCACCTCATCCGTCCCCCACGCCTAATCGGCAACAACCGAACGTCCGAACACAAAGATCGGAACCAGCTGATGTCCTAAATGATATAGGGAATATGTTAGCGAATCTCACAGATGAATTGGATGCGAtgttagaagaagaaaaaaggcAACAGTAA